In Feifania hominis, the following are encoded in one genomic region:
- a CDS encoding branched-chain amino acid aminotransferase — MELSVTLTKQPKQKPADESKLGFGKIFTDHMFVMDYDPEHGWHNAQIVPYGPLEILPACTSLHYSQSVFEGLKAYRTKTGEIRLFRPTENFKRLNNSNRRLCIPEIDEAFALEALKKLLEIDREWVPKSPGTSLYVRPFVFATEEFLGVHPSSHYKFIIILSPSGAYYASGLNPVGIYVERHYVRAVRGGTGEVKAGANYAISLKAQDEAEKEGYSQVLWLDGVEQKYIEEVGAMNVFFVIGDEIVTPALRGSILPGITRKSAIELLQHWGYQVVERPLAVDELTEAYRDGRLREAFGTGTAAVISPIGKLKIDDLVMELGGGKIGEISQKLYDNLTGIQWGELADPFGWSVKVCDV; from the coding sequence ATGGAACTGTCCGTCACTCTGACAAAACAACCCAAACAGAAGCCCGCCGATGAGAGCAAACTCGGTTTCGGCAAGATTTTTACCGATCACATGTTCGTGATGGACTATGATCCCGAGCACGGCTGGCACAACGCCCAGATTGTCCCCTACGGGCCGCTTGAAATTCTTCCGGCCTGCACGAGCCTGCACTACTCGCAGAGCGTCTTTGAGGGGCTCAAGGCCTATCGTACCAAGACCGGCGAGATCCGCCTGTTCCGCCCGACGGAGAACTTCAAGCGCCTCAACAACTCGAATCGCCGCCTCTGTATTCCCGAAATTGACGAGGCTTTCGCTCTCGAGGCGCTTAAAAAGCTGCTTGAAATCGACCGGGAGTGGGTTCCGAAGAGCCCAGGCACGTCTCTGTATGTGCGCCCCTTTGTCTTCGCGACAGAGGAATTTCTGGGGGTCCACCCCTCGTCTCACTACAAGTTTATCATCATTCTCTCACCCTCCGGCGCCTACTATGCCAGCGGCCTGAATCCGGTCGGCATCTATGTGGAGCGCCACTATGTGCGCGCGGTTCGCGGCGGCACGGGCGAGGTCAAGGCCGGCGCGAACTATGCCATTTCACTCAAGGCGCAGGACGAGGCGGAGAAAGAGGGCTATTCCCAGGTGCTCTGGCTCGACGGCGTCGAACAGAAGTACATCGAGGAAGTCGGCGCGATGAACGTCTTTTTCGTCATCGGCGACGAAATCGTCACGCCCGCGCTGCGCGGCAGCATCCTGCCCGGTATCACCCGCAAATCGGCAATCGAGCTTCTGCAGCACTGGGGCTATCAGGTTGTCGAGCGCCCGCTCGCGGTTGATGAGTTGACCGAGGCCTACCGTGACGGCCGGCTCAGAGAGGCTTTCGGCACCGGAACGGCTGCCGTCATCTCCCCCATCGGCAAACTCAAAATTGACGACCTGGTCATGGAGCTCGGCGGCGGAAAGATTGGCGAGATTTCTCAGAAACTCTACGACAACCTCACCGGCATCCAGTGGGGCGAGCTCGCCGATCCGTTCGGCTGGAGCGTCAAGGTCTGCGACGTTTAA
- a CDS encoding VIT1/CCC1 transporter family protein, protein MPRELSAKVHATLLKMQRGEITEYHIYKKIASRIEKKDPHNHDVLERTANEERAHYEIWKGYTGEEPRPNRLKIFWYSFLSVVFGITFALKLMENGEDNANTVYTEIIAEVPEAQRISEDEQRHENELLSLLDEERLRYVGSMVLGLNDALVELTGTLAGLTFALQSNRLVALSGLITGISATLSMASSEFLSARSEGRKDAFKSCTYTGIAYLITVTLLVLPYLLLPAHAYALALGIMVATVVLIIFVFNFYISVAQGLNFKRRFLEMAGISLGVAALSFVVGLLVKHFLGIDV, encoded by the coding sequence ATGCCGAGAGAACTCAGCGCAAAGGTCCACGCGACTCTCTTGAAGATGCAGCGCGGCGAGATCACAGAGTATCACATCTACAAAAAGATCGCCTCGCGAATTGAGAAAAAGGATCCCCACAACCACGATGTGCTCGAGCGCACCGCAAACGAGGAGCGGGCGCACTATGAAATCTGGAAGGGCTACACCGGTGAAGAGCCCCGACCCAACCGCCTGAAGATTTTCTGGTACAGCTTTCTGAGCGTTGTGTTTGGCATTACGTTTGCTCTCAAGCTCATGGAAAACGGCGAGGACAATGCCAACACCGTCTACACGGAGATCATCGCCGAGGTGCCCGAGGCGCAGCGCATCTCGGAGGACGAGCAGCGCCACGAAAACGAGCTGCTCTCGCTGCTCGACGAGGAGCGGCTGCGCTATGTCGGCTCCATGGTGCTCGGGCTCAACGATGCGCTCGTGGAACTCACCGGCACGCTGGCGGGTCTCACCTTTGCCCTGCAGAGCAACCGTCTCGTGGCCCTGTCCGGGCTCATCACCGGCATTTCGGCAACTCTCTCCATGGCCTCGTCGGAATTTCTCTCCGCCAGAAGCGAGGGGCGAAAGGACGCTTTCAAATCCTGCACCTATACCGGCATCGCCTATCTGATCACGGTGACACTGCTGGTGCTGCCCTATCTGCTGCTGCCGGCGCACGCCTACGCGCTCGCGCTCGGCATCATGGTGGCGACGGTGGTGCTGATTATTTTCGTGTTCAACTTCTACATCTCGGTCGCCCAGGGGCTCAACTTCAAACGGCGTTTTCTCGAGATGGCCGGCATCAGCCTCGGCGTCGCCGCGCTGTCGTTTGTCGTGGGTCTGCTCGTCAAGCATTTTCTCGGCATCGATGTGTAA
- a CDS encoding PFL family protein, which produces MINTNDILETINMIQDEHLDIRTITMGISLLDCCDENIDRACEKVYDKIVTRAEHLVRTGEDIEKEYGIPIINKRISVTPISIVGNACHSGDFVKFAKALDRAAETTGVNFIGGFSALVHKGYTRGDRNLIASIPEALAVTNLVCSSVNVATTKAGINMDAVREMGEVIKQAAYLTRDRDCIGCAKLVVFANAPEDNPFMAGAFHGVGEPECVINVGVSGPGVVRAALAKAGDCDITAISDIIKKTAFKITRMGQLVAHEASRRLDVPFGIVDLSLAPTPAVGDSVAHILEEIGLEKCGCPGTTATLAMLNDAVKKGGVMASSHVGGLSGAFIPVSEDAGMIDAARCGSLTIEKLEAMTAVCSVGLDMIVIPGDTTAETIAAIIADEIAIGVVNTKTTAVRVIPALGKRVGDELSFGGLLGSGPVMPVNNYSPAKFIRRGGRIPAPIQSLKN; this is translated from the coding sequence ATGATCAACACCAACGACATTCTGGAAACCATCAACATGATCCAGGACGAGCACCTGGACATCCGCACGATCACCATGGGCATCTCTCTGCTCGACTGCTGCGACGAGAACATCGACCGCGCCTGCGAGAAAGTCTATGACAAGATTGTCACGCGCGCCGAACATCTCGTCAGAACCGGCGAGGACATTGAAAAGGAGTACGGCATCCCGATCATCAACAAGCGCATCTCGGTCACGCCCATCTCCATTGTCGGCAACGCCTGTCACAGCGGCGATTTCGTCAAATTTGCAAAGGCCCTCGACCGGGCCGCCGAGACCACAGGGGTCAACTTCATCGGCGGCTTTTCCGCGCTCGTTCACAAGGGGTACACCCGCGGCGACCGCAATCTGATCGCGTCAATCCCCGAGGCTCTGGCGGTGACGAATCTCGTCTGCTCGTCGGTCAACGTCGCCACCACAAAAGCCGGCATCAACATGGACGCGGTGCGCGAGATGGGCGAGGTCATCAAGCAGGCTGCCTATCTCACCCGTGACCGCGACTGCATCGGCTGCGCCAAGCTCGTCGTCTTCGCCAACGCCCCCGAGGACAACCCCTTTATGGCCGGGGCCTTTCACGGTGTCGGCGAACCGGAGTGCGTGATCAACGTCGGCGTCTCGGGGCCCGGCGTCGTGCGCGCGGCGCTCGCAAAGGCCGGTGACTGCGATATCACCGCCATTTCCGACATCATCAAAAAGACCGCTTTCAAAATCACCCGCATGGGTCAGCTCGTCGCCCACGAGGCCTCGCGGAGGCTCGACGTGCCGTTCGGCATCGTCGATCTGTCTCTTGCTCCGACACCGGCTGTCGGCGACTCTGTCGCACATATCCTCGAGGAAATCGGCCTTGAAAAGTGCGGCTGCCCCGGCACCACTGCGACGCTCGCCATGCTCAACGACGCGGTCAAAAAGGGCGGCGTCATGGCCTCGTCCCACGTCGGCGGTCTCTCGGGCGCTTTCATCCCCGTCTCGGAGGATGCGGGGATGATCGACGCCGCGCGCTGCGGCTCACTGACCATTGAAAAGCTTGAGGCCATGACTGCGGTCTGTTCGGTGGGCCTCGATATGATTGTCATCCCCGGCGACACGACCGCCGAGACCATTGCGGCCATCATTGCCGACGAGATCGCCATCGGTGTGGTCAATACCAAGACGACCGCCGTGCGCGTCATCCCCGCGCTCGGCAAGCGCGTCGGCGACGAACTCAGCTTCGGCGGGCTTCTCGGCTCAGGGCCTGTCATGCCGGTCAACAACTACTCGCCGGCGAAGTTCATCCGCCGCGGCGGGCGCATTCCGGCGCCGATTCAGAGCCTGAAAAACTGA
- a CDS encoding ACT domain-containing protein yields MRAVITVIGKDMVGIISKVSGICAEEGINILDITQSILKEFFCMIMIVDISKSKLPFAELVDRLDKLGSDLGLSVHTMHEDIFNSMHRI; encoded by the coding sequence ATGCGAGCAGTCATCACAGTAATCGGCAAGGATATGGTCGGCATCATCTCGAAAGTGAGCGGCATCTGCGCCGAGGAGGGAATCAACATCCTCGACATCACCCAGAGTATTTTGAAAGAATTTTTCTGTATGATCATGATCGTCGACATCTCCAAGAGCAAACTCCCCTTTGCAGAGCTTGTAGACAGGCTCGACAAACTCGGCAGCGATCTCGGCCTCTCCGTACACACCATGCACGAGGACATCTTCAATTCCATGCATCGAATCTGA
- a CDS encoding histidinol-phosphatase HisJ family protein yields the protein MHTEESFDGSYKADDMLRAAVTAGMRAVALTDHCDLGSPAFYDPFDIDVKRQRRKYDAVAPLFADRLDVRFGLELGQPNQQPEKAEQILRETEFDFVIGSLHNLRGERDFYFLDYHSLDVPALLSRYFDELIEMVEQDFDVLGHLSYPWRYLSEAGMKQPWENYEEQIRLIYRRLIETGRGIEINTSGLRMSMGVTMPDLPLVRLYRELGGEIVTIGSDAHEPAHVGSGIRRGAALAREAGFSHIALYRGRKPQFVPITED from the coding sequence ATGCACACAGAGGAATCTTTTGACGGAAGCTACAAGGCCGACGATATGCTGCGGGCGGCTGTCACGGCGGGAATGAGAGCCGTTGCCCTGACCGACCACTGCGATCTCGGCAGTCCCGCGTTCTACGACCCCTTTGACATCGATGTGAAACGGCAGCGGCGCAAGTACGACGCCGTGGCGCCGCTCTTTGCGGACAGGCTCGACGTGCGCTTCGGTCTCGAGCTCGGCCAGCCGAATCAGCAGCCGGAGAAAGCGGAGCAGATTCTGCGTGAAACCGAGTTTGACTTTGTGATCGGCTCGCTTCACAATCTCAGGGGTGAGCGGGATTTTTATTTTCTCGACTACCACAGCCTCGATGTGCCGGCGCTGCTGTCGCGCTACTTTGATGAGCTCATTGAGATGGTGGAACAGGACTTTGACGTGTTGGGCCATCTGAGCTACCCCTGGCGCTATCTGAGCGAGGCGGGGATGAAGCAGCCGTGGGAGAACTATGAGGAGCAGATTCGCCTGATCTATCGGCGGCTGATTGAGACCGGCCGGGGCATTGAGATCAACACCTCGGGTCTGCGCATGAGCATGGGCGTGACCATGCCCGATCTGCCACTGGTTCGCCTCTACCGTGAGCTCGGCGGCGAGATCGTGACGATCGGCTCCGACGCCCACGAGCCCGCCCATGTGGGCTCCGGTATCCGCCGCGGCGCCGCGCTCGCGCGGGAGGCTGGCTTTTCCCACATCGCTCTGTACCGCGGCCGAAAGCCGCAATTTGTACCCATTACGGAGGACTGA
- a CDS encoding DUF362 domain-containing protein, with protein MYSTTVSVARAQEYDAALLRENIALHFEHLGGVSRFVKPGTRVLLKVNLLMARKPDAATTTHPALVEALAKTLVEAGAAVTIADSPGGLYTEAALRKIYRVTGMEQAAANAGARLNFDTGADFKRHEEGKLCRNFHFIQPYFDADLVISVCKLKTHAMTTYTGAVKNMFGLVPGLEKPEFHFRFPERKNYCDMLVDLCDAARPALAFMDAVVAMEGDGPSGGTPRGVGLTLASESPFALDLAAAAVVGLGPDQVPTLERAAQRGFAPADAGELTILGEPISSVRVEGFQLPKSHDDITRFGRLPKFLNEPLRRYGAPRPVISRAVCIGCGACAESCPAKTIAIREKKAFINYKNCIRCFCCQEMCPVRAIAIKKRKLFAL; from the coding sequence ATGTACAGCACAACAGTGTCCGTTGCGCGCGCGCAGGAGTATGACGCGGCGCTTCTTCGCGAGAACATTGCGCTTCATTTTGAACACCTCGGCGGCGTCAGCCGGTTTGTAAAACCGGGGACGAGAGTTCTGCTGAAGGTGAATCTGCTCATGGCGAGAAAGCCAGATGCGGCCACGACAACCCATCCGGCCCTCGTCGAGGCGCTGGCGAAAACGCTTGTCGAGGCCGGCGCCGCCGTCACCATCGCCGACAGCCCGGGCGGCCTCTACACAGAGGCGGCGCTGCGCAAGATCTACCGGGTGACCGGCATGGAGCAGGCCGCGGCAAACGCCGGCGCCCGGCTCAACTTTGACACGGGCGCCGACTTCAAGCGCCACGAAGAGGGTAAGCTCTGCCGGAACTTCCACTTCATTCAGCCCTACTTCGACGCCGACCTTGTCATCTCGGTGTGCAAGCTCAAGACACACGCCATGACCACTTACACGGGCGCGGTGAAAAACATGTTCGGCCTCGTGCCGGGGCTCGAGAAGCCGGAGTTTCACTTCCGCTTCCCCGAGCGGAAAAACTACTGCGACATGCTCGTCGATCTGTGCGACGCCGCGCGGCCTGCGCTCGCCTTTATGGATGCCGTTGTGGCCATGGAGGGCGACGGCCCCTCAGGCGGTACGCCGCGCGGGGTGGGGTTGACCCTCGCGAGCGAGAGCCCCTTTGCGCTCGACCTTGCCGCAGCCGCGGTTGTAGGGCTCGGGCCGGACCAGGTACCCACGCTGGAAAGGGCCGCGCAGCGGGGCTTCGCGCCCGCGGATGCGGGGGAACTGACCATACTCGGCGAGCCGATTTCCTCGGTGCGCGTCGAGGGATTTCAGCTGCCGAAGAGCCATGACGACATCACGCGCTTTGGCCGTCTGCCAAAGTTTTTAAACGAGCCGCTTCGCCGCTACGGCGCTCCGCGTCCGGTCATCAGCCGGGCGGTATGCATCGGCTGCGGCGCCTGTGCGGAGAGCTGCCCGGCCAAGACCATTGCCATCCGAGAGAAAAAGGCGTTCATCAACTACAAAAACTGCATCCGGTGTTTCTGCTGCCAGGAGATGTGTCCGGTGCGGGCGATCGCCATCAAGAAAAGGAAGCTGTTTGCCCTATGA
- the ispE gene encoding 4-(cytidine 5'-diphospho)-2-C-methyl-D-erythritol kinase, with the protein MRTVSCKTYAKINLTLDVRGKNDDGYHEVEMVMQSVSLHDDLTVRLDTRGRCADSIRIRCNLPYVPRDERNTAYKAALLFFEQTGIENTGLFIDIVKRVPVAAGLAGGSANAAGVLHCLNRLCGRPLGRRELAELALRVGADVPFCLTGGTCVASGIGERLTPAPPMPRCHILIAKPPKSVKTREIYEAIDRCEIVRRPDTAAMLAALKSSDAAQVAQQCCNVMEEVTSARVPEILELERTFLRHGALCAVMSGSGPSVFGIFTDFEAAARARDEVKRRMRRTLCFLERPVQKFSPMG; encoded by the coding sequence ATGAGGACCGTATCCTGCAAGACCTACGCCAAAATCAACCTGACGCTCGACGTGCGGGGCAAAAACGATGACGGCTACCACGAGGTGGAGATGGTGATGCAGTCGGTCAGCCTGCACGACGATCTGACGGTGCGTCTCGACACCAGGGGCCGGTGCGCGGACTCCATTCGCATTCGCTGCAATCTGCCCTATGTGCCGCGCGATGAGCGCAACACCGCCTACAAGGCGGCGCTGCTCTTCTTTGAGCAGACGGGCATCGAGAACACCGGGCTCTTCATCGACATTGTCAAACGGGTGCCGGTGGCGGCGGGCCTCGCGGGGGGCAGCGCCAACGCCGCGGGCGTGCTGCACTGTCTCAACCGTCTCTGCGGGCGCCCGCTCGGGCGGCGGGAGCTTGCGGAGCTTGCGCTGCGGGTTGGCGCCGACGTGCCGTTCTGCCTCACGGGGGGCACCTGTGTCGCCTCGGGCATCGGGGAGCGGCTCACCCCGGCGCCGCCCATGCCGCGCTGCCACATTCTGATTGCAAAGCCGCCGAAGAGCGTGAAGACACGGGAGATCTATGAAGCCATCGACCGGTGCGAGATCGTTCGCCGCCCCGATACGGCGGCTATGCTTGCCGCGCTCAAAAGCAGCGATGCGGCGCAGGTGGCGCAGCAGTGCTGCAACGTGATGGAGGAGGTCACAAGCGCGCGTGTCCCCGAGATTTTGGAGCTCGAGAGGACCTTTCTGCGCCACGGGGCGCTTTGCGCCGTGATGAGCGGCAGCGGTCCGAGCGTATTTGGCATCTTCACCGACTTTGAGGCGGCGGCGCGCGCGCGCGACGAAGTGAAAAGACGAATGCGGCGCACGCTCTGCTTTCTCGAGCGGCCGGTACAAAAATTTTCGCCTATGGGTTAA
- the spoIIR gene encoding stage II sporulation protein R codes for MKRGKFFEWSLLAAVLVSVLVMVANAQSCFTHISESVLRLHVRADSDSSADQAVKLMVRDEVLKRTGGLLDGVTDRDEAAEILRENLALFEQTANETLAEHNMPYRARAVFDTEYFPTRQYGELTLPAGRYEALVVELGSAEGQNWWCVMFPTLCYTQDLVTADDGSLDYLRETLSEEEFDLVAGDAEVKTTYKFKLIEWLNDLKEQLF; via the coding sequence ATGAAACGCGGCAAATTTTTTGAATGGTCTCTTTTGGCGGCGGTGCTCGTCTCGGTTCTCGTGATGGTGGCGAATGCCCAGAGCTGCTTTACTCACATCTCCGAGAGCGTGCTCCGGCTGCATGTGCGTGCGGACAGCGACAGCAGCGCCGATCAGGCGGTAAAGCTCATGGTGCGCGACGAGGTTCTCAAGCGCACGGGCGGTCTTCTCGACGGCGTCACCGACCGCGATGAGGCGGCTGAAATTCTAAGGGAGAATCTCGCACTCTTTGAGCAGACGGCAAACGAGACGCTCGCCGAGCACAACATGCCCTACCGGGCCCGCGCGGTCTTCGATACGGAGTATTTTCCCACCCGTCAATACGGCGAGCTGACGCTGCCCGCCGGGCGGTATGAGGCGCTCGTCGTCGAACTCGGCAGCGCCGAGGGCCAGAACTGGTGGTGCGTGATGTTCCCGACGCTCTGCTACACGCAGGACCTTGTCACGGCCGACGACGGCTCGCTTGACTATCTGCGCGAGACATTAAGCGAAGAGGAATTCGACCTGGTCGCAGGGGACGCCGAGGTGAAGACCACCTACAAATTCAAGCTGATCGAATGGCTGAACGATTTGAAAGAACAGCTGTTTTAA
- a CDS encoding PD-(D/E)XK nuclease family protein, whose amino-acid sequence MLTLITGRAGSGKSRELNRRVRAHCEAGDRVIVLVPEQYTVRKERELLLELGNRLCASAEILNFSRLCDFVFRETGGVTADYIDAGGKSIVMQRALTELRGGLRYYGRAALRPEFIRKLLLTVSEFKTYRIAPADLRGSAGAVAQPELADKLTDLAAIYETYNALLHEHYSDMEDDFERAGSKLVKERVFEPYDIFCDAFTGFSPAEMSLLGPLMRQAKSVTVTLCTDAFDPDADEIDDSGVFAPLQRTACSLFALARANGVPVARPVHLNGKNAFPPEIAHLEASLFESAGKPRDIPCGALTALCAADIYEETDYVARTIVRLVRTEGYRYSDFLVLSRSMESYQNVIEVVFHRYGIPYFLDTRTDTLTKPLVMLLFSAFEAVLSGYRYESVFAYLKTGLVGVAAEEIDVLENYVYTQKISGSKWTVPWTANPFGFNREPDERSQELLWRINKTRAAVIGPLETFRAALRECGARAISTAVYELLLALGVPGMIEQKVAELTETGRPGLAAEYEQIWNILMHALDQMVLLLDDEITAKTYCEVLKLVLAQADIGKIPTSLDEVAVASAERTRTHGVRCCFVVGFGEGDFPRSDFEEGLLNDRDRLELQQHDILLSPTTERLAFEELFYVYCALTSAGERLYISYPKSGASGREKRPSYLLTQILALLPRLEMLYLDERELTDPAARLERIEGRQPSFDYLLTLPPDDPLKTALERYFDGLADYAARRREIDGAIRFAKGRLALDGADTPRLLYGERPMLSATSLERFQLCNFAYFCEYGLRIEPRRQVEFDAMQTGTFMHYILEQFGRRYRPDEIRRFDAAAVRRVTDELVREYIAVYLPDFDERGARFRYLFSRLSRILYAFLEDMTADLRRSHFEPLAFELPIGEGQPIRPLILSDEQSSVAIRGYVDRVDGYERDGKLYIRIVDYKTGRKEFDYAAIHEGMGMQMMLYLFSLCAGGREYFGREIVPAGMLYAPVRLEVVAADHRDVTPDELAKLRRGRVRADGLLTEDTDILLAMDTSGTFETLPVSAMRGEQQEIELNPRRSKVASGARFAQLERFAEKKLLSIARQLKRGSIDINPYKDAPGRGLDSCAFCEMRPVCRFSPERGAHVRSLARMSAQEFWDSVEKEGGS is encoded by the coding sequence TTGCTGACGCTGATAACGGGCCGGGCGGGCAGCGGCAAGAGCCGCGAGCTCAACCGCCGTGTGCGCGCGCACTGCGAGGCGGGCGACCGGGTCATCGTCCTTGTGCCGGAGCAGTACACTGTGCGCAAGGAGCGCGAGCTTTTGCTGGAGCTCGGCAACCGTCTGTGCGCCTCGGCCGAGATTTTGAACTTCTCACGGCTTTGCGACTTCGTATTCCGTGAGACCGGCGGCGTCACGGCCGACTACATCGACGCGGGCGGCAAGTCCATTGTCATGCAGCGCGCGCTCACCGAGCTGCGCGGCGGGCTTCGCTATTACGGCAGGGCGGCGCTGCGGCCGGAGTTTATCCGCAAGCTGCTTTTGACTGTGTCGGAGTTTAAGACCTACCGCATCGCCCCGGCCGATCTGCGCGGGAGTGCGGGCGCCGTGGCGCAGCCGGAGCTTGCCGACAAGCTCACGGATCTTGCAGCCATCTATGAGACCTACAACGCCCTGCTCCACGAGCACTACAGCGACATGGAGGACGATTTCGAGCGCGCGGGGAGCAAGCTTGTAAAAGAGCGGGTGTTTGAGCCCTATGACATCTTCTGCGACGCGTTCACCGGCTTTTCGCCGGCGGAGATGAGCCTTCTCGGCCCGCTGATGCGGCAGGCAAAGTCGGTCACTGTCACTCTCTGCACCGACGCCTTTGACCCCGATGCGGACGAGATTGACGACAGCGGTGTCTTCGCTCCGCTGCAGCGCACGGCCTGCTCGCTGTTTGCTCTCGCGAGGGCAAACGGCGTACCGGTCGCAAGGCCGGTGCACCTGAACGGGAAAAACGCTTTCCCGCCGGAGATCGCCCATCTGGAGGCGTCGCTCTTCGAGAGTGCGGGTAAGCCGCGTGACATCCCCTGCGGGGCGCTGACAGCGCTCTGCGCCGCCGACATTTACGAGGAGACCGACTATGTCGCGCGCACCATTGTGCGCCTTGTGCGGACCGAGGGGTATCGCTACAGCGATTTTCTGGTTCTGTCGCGCAGCATGGAGAGCTATCAGAATGTCATCGAGGTCGTCTTTCACCGCTATGGGATTCCCTACTTTCTCGACACGCGAACCGACACGCTGACAAAGCCGCTGGTGATGCTTCTCTTCTCGGCGTTTGAGGCGGTGCTCTCGGGCTACCGCTACGAGTCGGTTTTCGCCTATTTGAAGACCGGCCTTGTCGGCGTGGCGGCCGAGGAGATCGACGTTCTGGAAAACTATGTCTACACCCAAAAAATATCCGGCTCGAAGTGGACTGTGCCGTGGACGGCGAACCCATTCGGCTTCAACCGCGAGCCCGACGAGCGCTCGCAGGAGCTTCTGTGGCGTATCAATAAGACCCGCGCCGCCGTCATCGGGCCGCTTGAGACCTTTCGCGCTGCGCTTCGAGAGTGCGGCGCACGCGCCATTTCGACCGCGGTCTACGAGCTTCTGCTCGCGCTTGGCGTACCCGGCATGATCGAGCAGAAAGTCGCCGAGCTCACCGAGACGGGCCGCCCGGGCCTTGCCGCCGAGTACGAACAGATCTGGAACATTCTCATGCATGCGCTCGACCAGATGGTGCTGCTGCTCGACGATGAGATCACGGCGAAGACCTACTGCGAGGTGCTCAAGCTCGTGCTCGCCCAGGCTGACATCGGCAAAATTCCGACCTCGCTCGACGAGGTCGCGGTCGCCTCGGCCGAGCGCACCCGCACCCACGGCGTTCGCTGCTGCTTTGTCGTGGGCTTCGGCGAGGGGGACTTTCCGCGCAGTGACTTTGAGGAGGGCCTGCTCAACGACCGGGACCGCCTCGAACTGCAGCAGCACGATATTCTCCTCTCGCCGACCACCGAGCGCCTCGCCTTTGAGGAGCTCTTCTATGTCTACTGTGCGCTGACCTCGGCGGGGGAGCGCCTCTACATAAGCTATCCCAAGAGCGGCGCCTCAGGCAGAGAGAAGAGGCCCTCCTATCTGCTCACGCAGATTCTCGCGCTGCTGCCGCGCCTTGAGATGCTCTATCTCGACGAGCGCGAGCTGACGGATCCCGCGGCGCGCCTTGAGCGCATCGAGGGCCGTCAGCCGTCCTTTGACTATCTGCTGACCCTGCCGCCCGACGACCCGCTCAAAACGGCGCTGGAGCGCTACTTTGACGGCCTTGCGGACTATGCCGCGCGCCGGCGGGAGATCGACGGCGCCATTCGCTTTGCAAAGGGCCGCCTTGCGCTCGACGGCGCCGATACGCCGCGGCTTCTCTACGGCGAGCGGCCCATGCTGTCGGCGACGAGCCTCGAGCGCTTTCAGCTGTGCAACTTTGCCTACTTCTGCGAGTATGGGCTGCGCATCGAGCCGCGCCGCCAGGTGGAATTTGACGCCATGCAGACCGGCACGTTCATGCACTATATCCTCGAGCAGTTTGGCCGGCGCTACCGGCCCGATGAGATCCGCCGCTTTGACGCGGCGGCCGTGCGCCGGGTGACCGACGAGCTGGTGCGCGAGTACATCGCGGTCTACCTGCCCGATTTTGATGAGAGAGGCGCGCGCTTTCGCTATCTCTTCTCGCGCCTGTCGCGCATTCTCTACGCCTTTTTGGAGGACATGACGGCCGACCTGCGCCGCAGCCACTTTGAGCCGCTGGCGTTTGAGCTGCCGATCGGGGAGGGGCAGCCCATCCGCCCGCTGATCCTCTCGGATGAGCAGAGCTCGGTGGCCATACGCGGCTACGTCGACCGGGTGGACGGCTATGAGAGAGACGGAAAGCTCTACATCCGAATTGTCGATTACAAGACCGGCCGCAAGGAATTCGACTACGCCGCCATTCACGAGGGCATGGGCATGCAGATGATGCTCTACCTCTTCTCGCTGTGCGCGGGGGGTAGGGAGTACTTCGGCCGCGAGATCGTACCGGCAGGCATGCTCTATGCGCCGGTGCGCCTGGAGGTGGTCGCAGCCGACCACCGCGACGTCACGCCCGACGAGCTCGCGAAGCTGCGCCGCGGGCGGGTGAGAGCAGACGGTCTGCTCACCGAGGACACCGACATTCTGCTCGCCATGGACACAAGCGGAACCTTTGAGACGCTGCCCGTGAGCGCGATGAGAGGGGAGCAGCAGGAAATCGAGCTGAATCCCCGGCGCTCCAAGGTGGCAAGCGGCGCGCGCTTTGCCCAGCTCGAGCGCTTCGCGGAAAAGAAGCTGCTGTCCATCGCGCGCCAGCTCAAGCGCGGCAGCATTGACATCAACCCCTACAAGGACGCGCCGGGGCGCGGGCTCGATTCCTGCGCTTTCTGCGAGATGAGACCGGTCTGCCGCTTTTCGCCGGAGCGGGGCGCGCATGTGCGCTCGCTTGCGCGCATGAGCGCGCAGGAATTTTGGGACAGCGTGGAAAAGGAGGGCGGATCATGA